From the Arctopsyche grandis isolate Sample6627 chromosome 11, ASM5162203v2, whole genome shotgun sequence genome, one window contains:
- the LOC143919097 gene encoding uncharacterized protein LOC143919097: protein MQCRLCLGSAPTESFVSIFGDPHPERLEQRIRTCCQIQVQRGDGLPETVCHSCNTNLESLISFRKACFRSYETSQLRLGDSLKIKTEEILLEDVIWDDKPSLPTIHQKNCEISSKTFPSESELVLHSREKPFKCDICFKSFLRKNELVLHLRSHTGEKPYKCEICSKSFTRNSSLWSHKKSHTGIKPHNCEICLKTFSQKSSLESHKKLHTGIKPHKCEICLKSFSRKFDLGEHKILHTGIKPNKCEICLKSFSRKSDLGAHKKLHTGIKPYKCDTCLKSFIHRRKLMLHLRSHTGEKPYKCEICLKSFTNKYSLGLHKKLHTGVKPHKCKICLKAFIRKNKLVLHLRSHTEEKSYKCDICSKSFTRKYYLVLHLRSHTGEKPYKCEICLKSFNQKSILKLHKILHTGIKPHKCDTCLKSFIHKHELVLHLRSHTGEKPYKCETCLRSFARKSSLGLHKKTHTGIKSHKCDICSKSFTRKSSLVSHEKFHSGIKPHQCDICLKSFIQKCDLVRHEKSHKME from the exons ATgcagtgcaggctttgtcttggatcagCTCCGACCGAGTCTTTCGTCTCCATCTTcggcgatcctcatccagagcgtttggagcaacgcattcggacctgttgtcaaattcag GTTCAAAGAGGCGACGGGTTGCCGGAGACGGTGTGTCATTCGTGTAATACCAATCTGGAATCGttaatcagctttcgaaaggcttgttttcgaagctaCGAAACGTCTCAGCTGAGGTTAGGTGATAGtttgaagatcaagactgaagaaatTTTGTTGGAAGATGTAATATGGGACGACAAGCCTTCATTACCGACAATTCACCAAAAGAATTGTGAAATTAGTTCAAAGACATTTCCCAGTGAATCTGAACTTGTTTTACATAGTAGAGAAAAGccgttcaaatgtgacatttgttttaaatcatttcttCGAAAAAATGAACTTgtattacatttaagatctcacacaggggaaaagccttacaagtgtgaaatttgctcaaaatcatttactcgaaattCTAGCCTCTGGTCACATAAGAAATCGCACACTGGAATAAAACCGCACAACtgtgaaatttgtttgaaaacattttctcaaaaatctagccttgaatcacataaaaaattgcatactgggataaaaccacacaaatgtgaaatttgtttaaaatcgttttctcgtAAATTTGACCTCGGGGAACATAAaatattgcatactgggattaaaccaaacaaatgtgaaatttgtttgaaatcattttctcgTAAATCTGACCTCGgggcacataaaaaattgcatactgggataaaaccatataaatgtgacacttgcttaaaatcatttattcatagaCGTAAACTAatgttacatttaagatctcacacgggggaaaaaccttacaagtgtgaaatttgtttaaaatcattcactaaTAAATATAGCCTCGggttacataaaaaattgcacactGGGGTAAAACCgcacaaatgtaaaatttgtttaaaagcaTTCATACGAAAGAAtaaacttgtgttacatttaagatctcacacggagGAGAAGTcgtacaagtgtgacatttgttcaaaatcatttactcgaaaatattatcttgtgttacatttgagatctcacacgggggaaaagccttacaagtgtgaaatttgtttaaaatcatttaatcaaAAATCTATACTCAAGTTACATAAAATactgcatactgggataaaaccacacaaatgtgacacctgtttgaaatcatttattcataaacaTGAACTTGTgctacatttaagatctcacacgggggaaaagccttacaagtgtgaaactTGTTTAAGATCATTTGCTCGAAAATCTAGCCTCGGGTTACACAAAAAAAcccatactgggataaaatcacacaaatgtgacatttgttctaAATCATTTACCCGAAAATCTAGCctcgtgtcacatgaaaaattccATTCTGGTATAAAACCACaccaatgtgacatttgcttaaaatcattcatcCAAAAATGTGACCTGGTGCGACATGAAAAATCTCATAAGAtggaataa